The proteins below come from a single Torulaspora delbrueckii CBS 1146 chromosome 5, complete genome genomic window:
- the MHR1 gene encoding mitochondrial 54S ribosomal protein mL67 (similar to Saccharomyces cerevisiae MHR1 (YDR296W); ancestral locus Anc_5.313) produces the protein MSKTGNLAIRKFRPASWLQKTGYAPQVFIFRNLESGQVVYSQFPNFTPKQIDTLFQRPNWENKKPSTRRDIWRCMCVVDMPDFESSVKLYQNLRRLRYLRDVRLSKDADSMRKKNDDGNTWYSMQYRPTYTQEAVADLIESLQKTFRDTKDQRATLHWEDPWRMGDKAKYWTPKLPNVNHAVMNRLGNSAREESSLLRELGEKAKQEFARIREEENQANSISL, from the coding sequence ATGTCCAAGACAGGTAACTTGGCCATTAGAAAGTTCCGTCCGGCCTCATGGCTACAAAAAACAGGTTATGCACCTCAAGTGTTCATATTCCGAAACTTAGAGTCAGGACAGGTAGTTTACTCTCAATTCCCCAACTTCACACCCAAGCAAATTGATACGCTTTTCCAGCGCCCTAATTGGGAGAACAAGAAACCTTCAACAAGACGTGATATTTGGAGATGTATGTGTGTGGTGGATATGCCCGACTTTGAGTCCAGTGTCAAATTGTATCAGAACCTACGTAGGTTACGTTACTTGCGAGACGTCCGTCTCTCCAAGGATGCTGATTCCATGCGGAAGAAGAACGACGACGGAAACACATGGTACAGCATGCAGTACAGACCGACATACACGCAAGAAGCAGTTGCAGATCTAATCGAGTCATTGCAAAAGACTTTCAGAGACACCAAGGACCAAAGAGCGACTCTACACTGGGAAGATCCGTGGAGAATGGGTGATAAGGCCAAGTATTGGACGCCAAAATTGCCTAACGTCAACCACGCCGTGATGAACCGTTTGGGGAATAGCGCCAGGGAAGAAAGTTCATTACTTAGAGAATTAGGAGAAAAGGCGAAGCAAGAGTTTGCCAGGataagagaagaagaaaatcagGCCAATTCAATTTCGCTGTAG
- the ATP5 gene encoding F1F0 ATP synthase subunit 5 (similar to Saccharomyces cerevisiae ATP5 (YDR298C); ancestral locus Anc_5.315) — translation MMFGRMFIRTLASSAKTVKPPVQLFGLDGTYATALFTAASKSSSVEAASKSLNSLSQTIEKDPKLKEILANPALSAQDRKLVAESLAGLPNMDSSVVNLLKVLAENNRLDIFTKVNSQFTTLTDAYNGLIKGTVISAQPLDSKSFKRIEKALGQSKLVGQGKTLKLENSVKPEIQGGLIVEIADKTVDLSIATKIQRLNKLLDESI, via the coding sequence ATGATGTTTGGCAGAATGTTTATCCGTACTTTGGCCTCTAGTGCTAAAACTGTCAAGCCACCAGTGCAATTGTTTGGTTTAGATGGTACTTATGCTACCGCTTTGTTCACTGCAGCTTCCAAGAGCTCTTCCGTTGAGGcagcttccaaatctttgaactcTCTATCGCAaaccattgaaaaagatccaaaattgaaggagatCTTGGCCAATCCTGCCCTATCTGCTCAAGACAGAAAACTTGTTGCCGAAAGTTTGGCTGGTCTACCAAACATGGACTCTTCTGTGGTAAACCTTTTGAAAGTCTTAGCTGAAAACAATAGACTGGATATCTTCACAAAGGTCAACAGTCAATTCACTACTTTGACTGATGCTTACAATGGATTGATCAAGGGTACTGTTATCTCTGCTCAGCCATTGGACTctaaatctttcaagagaatCGAAAAGGCTCTAGGTCAATCCAAATTGGTCGGTCAGGgaaagactttgaaattggaaaattcCGTCAAGCCAGAGATTCAAGGTGGTTTGATCGTCGAGATCGCTGATAAAACTGTCGATTTGTCGATTGCTACCAAGATTCAAAGGTTGAACAAACTGCTAGATGAATCCATCTAA
- the SUR2 gene encoding sphingosine hydroxylase (similar to Saccharomyces cerevisiae SUR2 (YDR297W); ancestral locus Anc_5.314), with protein sequence MNSSTAFDQIYELKSPYGFMHSAVEPTAVIAAKKDLLPYMSDGVLALVAPVVAYWSFSIIFHLIDTLHLAEKYRIHPSEEVASRNKAGRVEVLCEVIFQHIVQSVVGLGFLWLDEKPLTGFENRDMWLLRQQIPAAIPDAAVYYFYMYGFSALKLFGGFAIIDTWQYWLHRLMHTNMTLYKKFHSRHHRLYVPYAYGALYNAPLEGFLLDTLGTGIAMLVTGLTHREQIILYTFATMKTVDDHCGYALPFDPFQILFPNNAVYHDIHHQNFGIKTNYAQPFFTFWDTLFGTNFKGFEGYQKAQRRVTIDKYKQFLTERKTKAKK encoded by the coding sequence ATGAACTCTAGCACAGcttttgatcaaatataCGAGCTAAAGAGCCCATATGGGTTCATGCATTCTGCTGTAGAGCCTACAGCGGTGATCgctgcaaagaaagatctgCTACCGTATATGTCCGATGGAGTCCTGGCTTTGGTGGCTCCGGTGGTGGCTTACTGGTCTTTCTCAATAATatttcatctcatcgatacTTTGCATTTGGCAGAAAAGTACCGGATTCATCCAAGTGAAGAAGTAGCTTCGAGAAACAAAGCCGGTCGTGTTGAGGTTTTATGTGAAGTTATCTTTCAGCATATTGTACAGAGTGTTGTCGGTCTAGGGTTTTTATGGCTCGATGAAAAGCCTCTAACTGGGTTTGAAAATAGAGATATGTGGCTATTAAGACAGCAAATTCCAGCAGCTATCCCTGATGCGGCAGTTTACTATTTCTACATGTACGGTTTTTCAGCTTTGAAGTTGTTTGGTGGATTTGCGATCATCGATACGTGGCAATACTGGTTGCACAGACTAATGCACACAAACATGACCCTATACAAGAAATTTCATTCGAGACATCACCGTTTGTACGTCCCATACGCTTACGGTGCCTTGTATAATGCACCTTTGGAAGGATTTTTGTTAGACACATTGGGAACTGGTATCGCTATGTTGGTCACCGGTTTGACACATAGAGAGCAAATTATTCTGTATACCTTTGCCACCATGAAGACTGTTGATGATCATTGTGGTTATGCGTTGCCATTTGATCCTTTCCAAATCCTTTTCCCCAACAATGCTGTCTACCACGATATCCatcaccaaaattttggtatCAAGACCAACTATGCCCAACCattcttcactttctgGGATACTTTGTTTGGcaccaatttcaaaggtttTGAAGGCTATCAAAAGGCTCAGAGACGTGTTACGATCGATAAGTACAAACAGTTTTTGACCGAGAGGAAAACTAAGGCCAAGAAGTAA